One part of the Homo sapiens chromosome 19, GRCh38.p14 Primary Assembly genome encodes these proteins:
- the PLPPR3 gene encoding phospholipid phosphatase-related protein type 3 isoform 2 (isoform 2 is encoded by transcript variant 2), translating into MISTKEKNKIPKDSMTLLPCFYFVELPIVASSIVSLYFLELTDLFKPAKVGFQCYDRTLSMPYVETNEELIPLLMLLSLAFAAPAASIMVAEGMLYCLQSRLWGRAGGPAGAEGSINAGGCNFNSFLRRTVRFVGVHVFGLCATALVTDVIQLATGYHTPFFLTVCKPNYTLLGTSCEVNPYITQDICSGHDIHAILSARKTFPSQHATLSAFAAVYVSMYFNSVISDTTKLLKPILVFAFAIAAGVCGLTQITQYRSHPVDVYAGFLIGAGIAAYLACHAVGNFQAPPAEKPAAPAPAKDALRALTQRGHDSVYQQNKSVSTDELGPPGRLEGAPRPVAREKTSLGSLKRASVDVDLLAPRSPMAKENMVTFSHTLPRASAPSLDDPARRHMTIHVPLDASRSKQLISEWKQKSLEGRGLGLPDDASPGHLRAPAEPMAEEEEEEEDEEEEEEEEEEEDEGPAPPSLYPTVQARPGLGPRVILPPRAGPPPLVHIPEEGAQTGAGLSPKSGAGVRAKWLMMAEKSGAAVANPPRLLQVIAMSKAPGAPGPKAAETASSSSASSDSSQYRSPSDRDSASIVTIDAHAPHHPVVHLSAGGAPWEWKAAGGGAKAEADGGYELGDLARGFRGGAKPPGVSPGSSVSDVDQEEPRFGAVATVNLATGEGLPPLGAADGALGPGSRESTLRRHAGGLGLAEREAEAEAEGYFRKMQARRFPD; encoded by the exons ATGATCTCCACCAAGGAGAAGAACAAGATCCCGAAGGACAGCATGACGCTTCTGCCCTGCTTCTACTTcgtggag CTGCCCATAGTGGCTTCTTCCATCGTATCCTTGTACTTCCTGGAGCTGACCGACCTCTTCAAGCCGGCCAAGGTGGGCTTCCAGTGCTATGACCGCACTCTCTCCATGCCCTACGTGGAGACCAACGAGGAGCTCATCCCGCTGCTGATGCTGCTCAGCTTGGCCTTCGCGGCCCCTGCCGCCTCG ATCATGGTGGCCGAGGGCATGTTGTACTGTCTGCAGTCCCGGCTGTGGGGCCGTGCCGGGGGGCCCGCCGGGGCGGAGGGCAGCATCAACGCCGGCGGCTGCAACTTCAACTCCTTCCTGCGGCGTACGGTGCGGTTTGTGG GTGTCCACGTGTTCGGCCTGTGTGCCACAGCCCTGGTGACGGACGTGATCCAGCTGGCCACGGGTTACCACACTCCCTTCTTCCTCACCGTCTGCAAGCCCAACTACACTCTCCTGGGCACGTCCTGCGAGGTCAACCCCTACATCACGCAGGACATCTGCTCCGGCCACGACATCCACGCCATCCTGTCTGCACG GAAGACCTTCCCGTCCCAGCACGCCACGCTGTCAGCCTTCGCCGCGGTCTATGTGTCG ATGTACTTCAACTCGGTCATCTCGGACACCACCAAGCTGCTGAAGCCCATCCTGGTCTTCGCCTTTGCCATCGCCGCGGGCGTATGCGGGCTCACGCAGATCACGCAGTACCGCAGCCACCCTGTGGACGTGTATGCCGGCTTCCTCATCGGGGCGGGCATCGCTGCCTACCTG GCCTGCCACGCGGTGGGCAACTTCCAGGCCCCACCTGCAGAGAAGCCCGCGGCCCCGGCCCCCGCCAAGGACGCGCTGCGGGCCCTGACGCAGCGGGGCCACGACTCGGTTTATCAGCAGAATAAGTCGGTGAGCACCGACGAGCTGGGGCCCCCAGGGCGGCTGGAGGGCGCGCCCCGGCCCGTGGCCCGCGAGAAGACCTCGCTGGGCAGCCTGAAGCGCGCCAGCGTGGACGTGGACCTGCTGGCCCCGCGCAGCCCCATGGCCAAGGAGAACATGGTGACCTTCAGCCACACGCTGCCCAGGGCCAGCGCGCCCTCGCTGGACGACCCCGCGCGCCGCCACATGACCATCCACGTGCCGCTGGACGCCTCGCGCTCCAAGCAGCTCATCAGCGAGTGGAAGCAGAAGAGCCTGGAGGGCCGCGGCCTGGGGCTGCCCGACGACGCCAGCCCCGGGCACCTGCGCGCGCCCGCCGAACCCATggcggaggaggaggaagaggaggaggacgaagaggaagaggaggaggaggaagaggaggaggacgagGGCCCGGCCCCGCCCTCGCTCTACCCCACCGTGCAGGCGCGGCCGGGGCTGGGGCCTCGGGTCATCCTCCCACCGCGCGCGGGGCCGCCGCCGCTGGTGCACATCCCGGAGGAGGGCGCGCAGACGGGGGCCGGCCTGTCCCCCAAAAGCGGCGCCGGGGTGCGCGCCAAGTGGCTCATGATGGCCGAGAAGAGCGGGGCGGCAGTGGCCAACCCTCCGCGGCTGCTGCAGGTCATCGCCATGTCCAAGGCTCCGGGCGCGCCGGGCCCCAAGGCGGCCGAGACGGCGTCGTCGTCCAGCGCCAGCTCCGACTCCTCGCAGTACCGGTCGCCGTCGGACCGCGACTCCGCCAGCATCGTGACCATCGACGCGCACGCGCCGCACCACCCCGTGGTGCACCTGTCGGCCGGCGGCGCGCCCTGGGAGTGGAaggcggcgggcggcggggccAAGGCGGAGGCCGACGGCGGCTACGAGCTGGGGGACCTGGCGCGCGGCTTCCGCGGCGGGGCCAAGCCCCCGGGCGTGTCCCCCGGCTCGTCGGTCAGCGACGTGGACCAGGAGGAGCCGCGGTTCGGGGCCGTGGCCACCGTCAACCTGGCCACGGGCGAGGGGCTGCCCCCGCTGGGCGCGGCCGATGGGGCGCTGGGCCCGGGCAGCCGGGAGTCCACGCTGCGGCGCCACGCGGGCGGCCTGGGGCTGGCGGAGCgcgaggcggaggcggaggccgAGGGCTACTTCCGCAAGATGCAGGCGCGCCGCTTCCCCGACTAG
- the PLPPR3 gene encoding phospholipid phosphatase-related protein type 3 isoform X1 produces MISTKEKNKIPKDSMTLLPCFYFVELPIVASSIVSLYFLELTDLFKPAKVGFQCYDRTLSMPYVETNEELIPLLMLLSLAFAAPAASIMVAEGMLYCLQSRLWGRAGGPAGAEGSINAGGCNFNSFLRRTVRFVGVHVFGLCATALVTDVIQLATGYHTPFFLTVCKPNYTLLGTSCEVNPYITQDICSGHDIHAILSARKTFPSQHATLSAFAAVYVSVSPAPHCPSQALLLTRGEPSLTPTPMPQMYFNSVISDTTKLLKPILVFAFAIAAGVCGLTQITQYRSHPVDVYAGFLIGAGIAAYLACHAVGNFQAPPAEKPAAPAPAKDALRALTQRGHDSVYQQNKSVSTDELGPPGRLEGAPRPVAREKTSLGSLKRASVDVDLLAPRSPMAKENMVTFSHTLPRASAPSLDDPARRHMTIHVPLDASRSKQLISEWKQKSLEGRGLGLPDDASPGHLRAPAEPMAEEEEEEEDEEEEEEEEEEEDEGPAPPSLYPTVQARPGLGPRVILPPRAGPPPLVHIPEEGAQTGAGLSPKSGAGVRAKWLMMAEKSGAAVANPPRLLQVIAMSKAPGAPGPKAAETASSSSASSDSSQYRSPSDRDSASIVTIDAHAPHHPVVHLSAGGAPWEWKAAGGGAKAEADGGYELGDLARGFRGGAKPPGVSPGSSVSDVDQEEPRFGAVATVNLATGEGLPPLGAADGALGPGSRESTLRRHAGGLGLAEREAEAEAEGYFRKMQARRFPD; encoded by the exons ATGATCTCCACCAAGGAGAAGAACAAGATCCCGAAGGACAGCATGACGCTTCTGCCCTGCTTCTACTTcgtggag CTGCCCATAGTGGCTTCTTCCATCGTATCCTTGTACTTCCTGGAGCTGACCGACCTCTTCAAGCCGGCCAAGGTGGGCTTCCAGTGCTATGACCGCACTCTCTCCATGCCCTACGTGGAGACCAACGAGGAGCTCATCCCGCTGCTGATGCTGCTCAGCTTGGCCTTCGCGGCCCCTGCCGCCTCG ATCATGGTGGCCGAGGGCATGTTGTACTGTCTGCAGTCCCGGCTGTGGGGCCGTGCCGGGGGGCCCGCCGGGGCGGAGGGCAGCATCAACGCCGGCGGCTGCAACTTCAACTCCTTCCTGCGGCGTACGGTGCGGTTTGTGG GTGTCCACGTGTTCGGCCTGTGTGCCACAGCCCTGGTGACGGACGTGATCCAGCTGGCCACGGGTTACCACACTCCCTTCTTCCTCACCGTCTGCAAGCCCAACTACACTCTCCTGGGCACGTCCTGCGAGGTCAACCCCTACATCACGCAGGACATCTGCTCCGGCCACGACATCCACGCCATCCTGTCTGCACG GAAGACCTTCCCGTCCCAGCACGCCACGCTGTCAGCCTTCGCCGCGGTCTATGTGTCGGTGAGTCCGGCCCCTCACTGCCCTTCCCAGGCCCTCTTGCTGACCCGTGGGGAGCCCTCCCTGACCCCAACCCCCATGCCCCAGATGTACTTCAACTCGGTCATCTCGGACACCACCAAGCTGCTGAAGCCCATCCTGGTCTTCGCCTTTGCCATCGCCGCGGGCGTATGCGGGCTCACGCAGATCACGCAGTACCGCAGCCACCCTGTGGACGTGTATGCCGGCTTCCTCATCGGGGCGGGCATCGCTGCCTACCTG GCCTGCCACGCGGTGGGCAACTTCCAGGCCCCACCTGCAGAGAAGCCCGCGGCCCCGGCCCCCGCCAAGGACGCGCTGCGGGCCCTGACGCAGCGGGGCCACGACTCGGTTTATCAGCAGAATAAGTCGGTGAGCACCGACGAGCTGGGGCCCCCAGGGCGGCTGGAGGGCGCGCCCCGGCCCGTGGCCCGCGAGAAGACCTCGCTGGGCAGCCTGAAGCGCGCCAGCGTGGACGTGGACCTGCTGGCCCCGCGCAGCCCCATGGCCAAGGAGAACATGGTGACCTTCAGCCACACGCTGCCCAGGGCCAGCGCGCCCTCGCTGGACGACCCCGCGCGCCGCCACATGACCATCCACGTGCCGCTGGACGCCTCGCGCTCCAAGCAGCTCATCAGCGAGTGGAAGCAGAAGAGCCTGGAGGGCCGCGGCCTGGGGCTGCCCGACGACGCCAGCCCCGGGCACCTGCGCGCGCCCGCCGAACCCATggcggaggaggaggaagaggaggaggacgaagaggaagaggaggaggaggaagaggaggaggacgagGGCCCGGCCCCGCCCTCGCTCTACCCCACCGTGCAGGCGCGGCCGGGGCTGGGGCCTCGGGTCATCCTCCCACCGCGCGCGGGGCCGCCGCCGCTGGTGCACATCCCGGAGGAGGGCGCGCAGACGGGGGCCGGCCTGTCCCCCAAAAGCGGCGCCGGGGTGCGCGCCAAGTGGCTCATGATGGCCGAGAAGAGCGGGGCGGCAGTGGCCAACCCTCCGCGGCTGCTGCAGGTCATCGCCATGTCCAAGGCTCCGGGCGCGCCGGGCCCCAAGGCGGCCGAGACGGCGTCGTCGTCCAGCGCCAGCTCCGACTCCTCGCAGTACCGGTCGCCGTCGGACCGCGACTCCGCCAGCATCGTGACCATCGACGCGCACGCGCCGCACCACCCCGTGGTGCACCTGTCGGCCGGCGGCGCGCCCTGGGAGTGGAaggcggcgggcggcggggccAAGGCGGAGGCCGACGGCGGCTACGAGCTGGGGGACCTGGCGCGCGGCTTCCGCGGCGGGGCCAAGCCCCCGGGCGTGTCCCCCGGCTCGTCGGTCAGCGACGTGGACCAGGAGGAGCCGCGGTTCGGGGCCGTGGCCACCGTCAACCTGGCCACGGGCGAGGGGCTGCCCCCGCTGGGCGCGGCCGATGGGGCGCTGGGCCCGGGCAGCCGGGAGTCCACGCTGCGGCGCCACGCGGGCGGCCTGGGGCTGGCGGAGCgcgaggcggaggcggaggccgAGGGCTACTTCCGCAAGATGCAGGCGCGCCGCTTCCCCGACTAG